The nucleotide sequence TAGCCATGCGGCGTATTTAAGTGATGAGGTGCGTTCATGAATGCGATTGAAGCATTAGGCCGACGTGTCATTGAACGTGTACAAGGCATTGGGGTTGCCACCCTGATGTTATTCCAGATCCTTTTCTCTATGCCGACAGCACTGGGTTTTAAGCTGTTTGTCTACCAGATGTATCGGGTGGGTGTACTGTCTTTGCTGATTATCAGCGTCTCTGGCCTGTTTATTGGTTCAGTACTCGGTCTGCAAATGTTTACCATCCTGTCGACCTTTGGTAGTGAGTCTATGTTAGGGACAGCCGTAGCATTGACCTTGTTACGTGAGCTGGCACCGGTGGTTGCAGCCTTGCTGTTTGCTGGTCGTGCTGGTTCGGCATTAACAGCTGAAATTGGCCTGATGAAAGCCACTGAACAGTTATCCAGTATGGAAATGATTGGTGTTGATCCGTTAAAACGTGTGATCTCGCCACGTCTCTGGGCTGGTATTTTCAGTCTGCCTATGCTCTCTGTGATTTTTGCCGCGATTGGCATCATGGGCGGCAAAATGGTCGGTGTCGATTTTCTGGGTGCGGATGAAGGTGGTTACTGGAGTGGCATGGAAAGCAGCGTGCAATTCTATAAAGATGTCTTTAACGGCACCATTGTGAAAAGTTTTGTATTTGCGCTGATTTGTACATGGATTGCGGTCTATCAGGGCTATGCCTGTGTGCCGACATCCGAGGGGATTGCAACATCGACCACCCGTACCGTGGTGTATTCATCGTTGTGTGTTTTAGGTTTTGATTTCGTGTTGACTGCGGTCATGTTCGGAGGTGTTTAATGAAATCACGTACTAGTGAGCTGGCCGTTGGTGTTTTTGTCATTCTGTTTGGGATTGCCATTTTCTTTCTGGCGATGCGCGTGAGTGGTCTGGTTGGACACAATATTGCGGACAGCTATAGCATGACCGCCACCTTTGAAAATGTAAACGGGATTAAACCACGGGCCAAAGTGGCATTAAGCGGTGTGAAAGTCGGACAGGTTGATAGAATTACCCTAGATCCGATCACTCGTCTGGCGACTGTACATATGACCCTGGATGGTACCCTGACGTCTTTCAATGCTGAGCAGTTGAAAAAAGTACAGCAGGATGCAC is from Acinetobacter sp. ANC 7912 and encodes:
- the mlaE gene encoding lipid asymmetry maintenance ABC transporter permease subunit MlaE, which encodes MNAIEALGRRVIERVQGIGVATLMLFQILFSMPTALGFKLFVYQMYRVGVLSLLIISVSGLFIGSVLGLQMFTILSTFGSESMLGTAVALTLLRELAPVVAALLFAGRAGSALTAEIGLMKATEQLSSMEMIGVDPLKRVISPRLWAGIFSLPMLSVIFAAIGIMGGKMVGVDFLGADEGGYWSGMESSVQFYKDVFNGTIVKSFVFALICTWIAVYQGYACVPTSEGIATSTTRTVVYSSLCVLGFDFVLTAVMFGGV